The DNA segment CCCGTGTCCCCGCGTCCCCCCATCCCTCTGTCAAAACGCCAACTTTGTGTTGACATCCCCCTCCTCAGATGCTACACTTAGAGTTCATGTAGCGGCTCCCGGCCCCATGGCCGCATGAATGCTGTTTCGGGAGAAGATCAGAGGTGATTATACGAGAACTGGCGAGAGGCGAGATCGACACTATTTGGGCGATCGACCGAAGTGAGATAATCGAACACGTGTACTACCTGAGAGATGGAGCATTGGTTCTGGAGACAGAATACTATGACATGGAAGGATGGCCTCCCGGTGAAGCCGCCTTGTACACGCCCATCCTGTGTGACTGTTTTGATCGGAGCGGGACATTCTATGGCGCATTTGAAGGTTCGGAAATCGCAGGGGCTGTAGTACTGGAAAGCAGATTCATCGGCAAGGCCAAAGACCAGTTGCAGCTCAGGTTATTGCACGTGGGCAGTGGACACAGGAAGAAAGGATGGGGAAAGACGCTTTTCCAGAAAGCAGTCGAGAGAGCCAGGGAACTGGGTGCCAGGAGGCTGTACATTTCGGCGACACCGTCGGAGAACACGGTGAACTTCTACTTGCATATGGGTTGTGAGGTGACGGGAGAGATAGACCAGGAATTGTTCGAGCTGGAGCCAGAGGATATTCATTTGCAATACAGGATACCCTGATTGTCCGTGGATGCAGTCAAAACCCATTACTGCCGCCCGACAACCCGCTCAATCTGCTTCGAATAGGATCCAAAAAAATATGGCTGACAATCCGCAAGTCTGGCACTATGGTCTCATCGCTCGCTGGTGGGCAGAGTTCAACACAGAAGGCCCCGAGCTCGACTACTTCAAGGCGCTCGTCAAGCAGTATGGCCAACCAGCCCTCGACGTAGCTTGTGGTGCCGGCAGGCTGCTTATCCCTTTCCTTCATGCCGGTCTGGATGTCGACGGTTGCGATATATCTCCTGACATGCTCGCGCTATGCAGCCAAAGGGCCAAAAAGGAAGGACTCACGCCGCGCCTCTACGACCAGCCAATGCACGAGCTGGCTCTGCCTCGCAAATACAAATCCATCGTTGTTTGTGGCGGCTTCGGCCTGGGTGGCTCCCATCAGCATGATCAAGAGGCATTGAACCGTTTCTTCCAGCACCTGGAGCCAGGCGGCGCGCTTCTTCTGGACAATTACCTGCCCTACAAGGACGCGGACGAGTGGCGCTACTGGGTCAAAGAAGAGTGGCGTAAGCTTCCTGAAGCCTGGCCAACCAGCGGCACCCGCAAACGTACCGAAAACGGCGAGGAAATTGAACTGCGAAGCCGGCTGGCTGCTTTCGATCCCTTGGATCAGGTGGCTACCCGGCAAATCCGCGCAATCCTCTGGCGTAACGGGCAGTTGGTCCGGCAAGAGCAATACACACTGCTCGAGCGGCTCTATTTCAGGAACGAACTCCTGGCAATGCTCGCCATCGCGGGCTTTCACGATGTCGATGTACTCGGCGACTACACCGAAGACAAAGCGTCCCCTGAGAGTGGCATTCTCGTCTACATCGCCAGGAAGCAGCTGTCCCCATAGACGGCGTAATAATATCATGACCAGGTCTCAACGCGATCTGAGGGTCATCCTCATTGGCGGCTCATCGCATGTAGGCAAATCTACCCTTGCCCAATCACTGGCACTGCAGCCCGGATGGAGCTACCGTGCCACAGACATGCTCGCACGTCACCCTGGACGCCCGTGGAGAATGAAGCCGGAAGCCCTGCCGGACCATGTGGCCGAGCACTATCTGTCACTGTCAGTCGATGAGCTTTATACCGACGTGATTCGGCATTACAGAGAAAATGTGTGGCCCGATATCAAAGCCATTGTTACTTCTCACGCAACTGACCTCTCTGCCGATCGGCTGGTAATGGAAGGATCGGCAATATTGCCGGAATTGATTGTGACCTTGGATTTCGATAACGTCGCCGCTGTCTGGCTCGTGGCCGACAACGAGCTCTTTGAGCAAAGAATCTACCGTGCAAGCCAATATGAAACAAAATCCCCTCGTGAGAAAACCATGGTCGATAAGTTCCTGGGGCGTACCCGTCTTTACAACCGGCGAATGATGGATGCCATCAACCGGCTCGGGCAGCTTAGCATGGTTGTGGATGATGCCTCCACGCTGGATGAACTGACAGGCAGGTGCCAGGCGTTATTGAAGTCCAATAACCGCAATACGCTCACTCTGGAAAACCACGATGGATTGGACTAACCTCCCTAAAGGCGTAACCTGATGCTTTCTTTGCTGTCGATTTTCTTCGCAGTGACCGCAGCCTTCATGCCGTCGCTGCCCGCCTTCATCCCCCGCATCGGTCTTCTGCCTCTTTATCGCATGCGTCTCATCCGTGCAGTCCTGATCATCATAGCCTGGGTGCTGGCAATCATCGCTTGTGTCAACACGCCACCTTCCTTCATCGCCCTGCCCTTTGTCCTTCTCTTCTCCATCCTCACCATCCTTTTGCAGCCCCAACGCATATTCGTCTCCCTGGACGATCCAGTGCACCTTCCGGCGTCACAGGCGAACCTTCAGGGCCAGGCCCTGGTGCTCGGGCACTCAGGGGATCAACAGGCACTGGCCTGGCCCTTCGAGACCCTCGCTCCCCGCCATTTGATCAACGACCAGATCGGAGATACACCCCTGCTGGTCGCCTACTGAGCGGCCTGCAACAGCGGCATCGTGTATGCCGCCCAAGTGGATGATCAGCGCTTGACGTTCGAGGTGGCGGGCGTGTATCGGCGCAACATGATCATCCGGGACCACCAAACCGGCACGCTCTGGCAGCACGCCACTGGCGAAGCACTGATGGGACCCCTCAAAGGCGCCCGGCTCCAGCCCCTGGGTGGGGAGCTTACCCGCTGGTCAGGGTGGCAGGAAATGAACCCTCACACCACACTGGCCGTGGAGCCTCTCCCCGACAACGGCCGCTATCCCGGACTCATCCCTCGTGATCGCCTGGAGCATCTGTTGGAGGCGTTTACGACCAACTACTCAGCCCCGGGTTTTGTAACTGATAACCGCCTGCCCATGCACGAAGAAATCGCCGGCTTGAGCCTGGCCGGCGTGGACAGAGCCTACCCCCTGGCCCTGCTGCGAGATCGAGGCGTCATCAACGACCACATCGGCGAGCGTTTTTTCGCCGTCATCTATGACGCTGACGCCGACCACGTGATTGCGCTCGATCGTCTGGTGGGCGACAGAGCCATCGATCTGCTTCCAGCCAATAGCGGTCTATCCTCGCCCGATGGCATGATGCGCTGGACCCGGGCGGGCAGCCCGCTCACTGCCAATACGCCCTCACTGCAGGGGTTGTGGATCGAGCGGCAATGGTGGCTGGGTTGGGTTGAGTTTCACCCCACAAGCGAGGTCTCGGGATGACAAACCCGCATGAAAAACCCTGTATGTCCAGGAAAACTGACATGAAGAATACTGCTTTCAAAAGAGTGATTGTGATGAACGTTTTTGATCCCTGCGAAACGCCGAAGGTCTGCGTAAATCAGCGTTCCTCTGGCTTGTCCAGATTAGGAATCGGGATGAGATAACTGTCTCATTATGTCATTGAACAAGTGGATTGATTCTCAAAAATCTGGGGAATCTGTGGTTGATCTGAGCGCCAACAAGCCATTTTCCTGCAGAGCCTGAGTAGTGACCAAGGAGGATATGCGGTTGAAGGCCATAAAGACACGATTTGACTTTCTGTTCCGTTCCACAAAGGGATTGGTACTGGTAGCCATTGCCCTCATTTCTCTGGAAACCATCATTTTTGGCATGCTTTCCGGCCCCATGGCCGAATGGGGCATCCGCGATGTCTGGCTTCGCATCACGGGCATGGAGCTGTTGCCGGCCGAACGCGAAGGGCGAATCATCATGCTCTATCACACCATCGCCATGGCTGTCGTTGCCATCGAAGTCTACTTGATCACCAACATGGTTGCCATGAAACGAGAGCGCCAGGCCGCTATTAACGGTCTGGTGACGGTGGGCTACATCACCTCCATGATATTTGGCATGTGGTTCGCCTACTTCGGCCATAATTACGTGTTTCATGGCCTGTTCATCTTTGGCCAATCCCTGCTCTTTTTTGGCGGCGTACTCCTGGCCGTAACCTTGTGGCCCTGGCAGGAAAAATATCACGTGACCGATCCTGAATACGCCCATACCAGGGGCGGCGTTGATCTGGAGCGGGCAGCTTTCTTTACAATGGCGCTCGCCACGCTGGGATCAGTTTTGTATGGCGCTGTCCCCGGCTCACTGTTCGGCAATGGCTTCGAGAGTTTCCTGGCGGAAGATTTGGTGCGACTGCCCCACAAGACGCCTCTGGAACTGGCCATTATCGGCCACCTGCACATCATGTTGACCCTGATTGCCGTGGCGCTGACGCTGATTATCGGCCGTTGGCTCGATTTCAAGGGCAGATGGCACAAAGTGGCTATGCCCACCATGATTCTGGGCACCATTGTGGTGACATTGGGGGTTTGGGCTGTGGTTCCTTTTGAACCCATCGCCCACAAAATCATCAACGGCGGCTCGATTTTCATGATTACGGCATCGCTGCTCCTGGTGGCATATGCCTGGCGACAGCAGGTGCGGTTGGGATTGGCCAAAAAGGGCATCACCCAGGCCCATTTTGGGCAAAAGATACGGGCCCTGCTGCACGATCCGCTGCCGTTTGGAGCGACCTGGCAGATGGTGTATATGAATCTTGTGGTCACGGCCGTCGGCATCTATATGGCCATCAACCTGGACGACATTTTCCGGGTATGGACGGCGCGGGAGGAGCGTATTACCCTGACCGGCCACTGGCATATCCTGGCAGGCATCATCGCCACTATCATCCTGCTCTACTACGGCGATCTGGTGGGGCTGAAAGGAAAAGTGCGCCAATGGTTTGGTTGGGTGATTATTATCAGCTCCGATGTGGCCTTTGCCGCCGCGACCATCTTCTCCATCAAAAGGCTGTTCGTCAGCGAAACAGCCCAGCAGCCCATCACCAACTGGACGATGATCCTGACAGATATTGGTTTATTCCTGGTGCTGCTGGTTCTGGGCATTCTGATGCTCTGGCGCCTGATTGACTTATTCAAACAAAAAGGACGTTGGACAACAGAGCTGCAGGAAACAGACCTCGACACCCCCAAACAGGAGGTGCCCCAATGATCCGGCTGATCGCAGTTTTCATTGCTTTGAGCCTGGTGTTGGCCGGCTGCGCAAGCCCATCCGCCGGCCCACCCCCGGTAGCGGAATTCGACACCGGTATAGACCCCGACAGCTGGGCGACCATTCCGGCAGGCGAATTTCTGCAAGGAGTACACAACCATCATCGGGAAATCGCTGCCGATTATGAGATGATGGTGACAGATGTGACCAATACTCAGTTTGCCGCCTACCTGAACCAGGCCCTGGCCGATGGCTCCCTGTCCATCGGCGATGCAGGCGTGATAGGCACCTATCCCGGCGACGAATTTCATGGCCACGAGCATGAAAAGGAAATCCAGGCCGGGGATTGGCTGCATTTTCCCTTGCACGAAGCGGATAGCCGGCTGACCTATGATGGCAAGACGTTTGGTGTCATACCGGGATACGAAAATCATCCACTGACGATGGTGACATGGTTTGGGGCGCAAGGCTATTGCGAATACGTTGACGGCCGTCTCCCTACCGATCTGGAATGGGAAAAGGCCGCCCGCGGGGATGGCGACCGCGCCTATCCCTGGGGTGCAGACATTGCCCCAGCCAACAGCAACTTCTACAAGAGTGGCGATCCCCTTGAAGGCGGCCCCAATGAAGTCGGCAACACAACCCCCGTTGGTTTCTACAACGGCCAGGCTTACGCCGGTTTCCAAACCCTCGATTCTCCCAGTCCCTACGGCCTGTACGACATGGCGGGCAACGTCTGGCAATGGATTGGCAACGTCTACCAGGACACCCATCTGCGCACCTTGCGCGGCGGCGGCAAGATGGACTACGGCTATGACTTGCGCGTGTGGAAGTTCAACAGCGCCGAACCAGATTTTTTCAGCCCCAGTATTGGATTCCGCTGCGCTCGAAACCCCGCACAGTAGGTACGACGCACTTTCTGCAAGTGCGTTGCACCTCTCAGGGAAATGAAGATGAACGACTGCGCAGGCAAACACACAGACACACCGCTGGCAACCAGGATGCAGCTGTACTGGTCG comes from the Chloroflexota bacterium genome and includes:
- a CDS encoding DUF3179 domain-containing (seleno)protein yields the protein MVYAAQVDDQRLTFEVAGVYRRNMIIRDHQTGTLWQHATGEALMGPLKGARLQPLGGELTRWSGWQEMNPHTTLAVEPLPDNGRYPGLIPRDRLEHLLEAFTTNYSAPGFVTDNRLPMHEEIAGLSLAGVDRAYPLALLRDRGVINDHIGERFFAVIYDADADHVIALDRLVGDRAIDLLPANSGLSSPDGMMRWTRAGSPLTANTPSLQGLWIERQWWLGWVEFHPTSEVSG
- a CDS encoding formylglycine-generating enzyme family protein, with amino-acid sequence MIRLIAVFIALSLVLAGCASPSAGPPPVAEFDTGIDPDSWATIPAGEFLQGVHNHHREIAADYEMMVTDVTNTQFAAYLNQALADGSLSIGDAGVIGTYPGDEFHGHEHEKEIQAGDWLHFPLHEADSRLTYDGKTFGVIPGYENHPLTMVTWFGAQGYCEYVDGRLPTDLEWEKAARGDGDRAYPWGADIAPANSNFYKSGDPLEGGPNEVGNTTPVGFYNGQAYAGFQTLDSPSPYGLYDMAGNVWQWIGNVYQDTHLRTLRGGGKMDYGYDLRVWKFNSAEPDFFSPSIGFRCARNPAQ
- a CDS encoding 2-phosphoglycerate kinase, which produces MKPEALPDHVAEHYLSLSVDELYTDVIRHYRENVWPDIKAIVTSHATDLSADRLVMEGSAILPELIVTLDFDNVAAVWLVADNELFEQRIYRASQYETKSPREKTMVDKFLGRTRLYNRRMMDAINRLGQLSMVVDDASTLDELTGRCQALLKSNNRNTLTLENHDGLD
- a CDS encoding GNAT family N-acetyltransferase, yielding MIIRELARGEIDTIWAIDRSEIIEHVYYLRDGALVLETEYYDMEGWPPGEAALYTPILCDCFDRSGTFYGAFEGSEIAGAVVLESRFIGKAKDQLQLRLLHVGSGHRKKGWGKTLFQKAVERARELGARRLYISATPSENTVNFYLHMGCEVTGEIDQELFELEPEDIHLQYRIP
- a CDS encoding class I SAM-dependent methyltransferase, whose amino-acid sequence is MADNPQVWHYGLIARWWAEFNTEGPELDYFKALVKQYGQPALDVACGAGRLLIPFLHAGLDVDGCDISPDMLALCSQRAKKEGLTPRLYDQPMHELALPRKYKSIVVCGGFGLGGSHQHDQEALNRFFQHLEPGGALLLDNYLPYKDADEWRYWVKEEWRKLPEAWPTSGTRKRTENGEEIELRSRLAAFDPLDQVATRQIRAILWRNGQLVRQEQYTLLERLYFRNELLAMLAIAGFHDVDVLGDYTEDKASPESGILVYIARKQLSP